A genome region from Rhinopithecus roxellana isolate Shanxi Qingling chromosome 10, ASM756505v1, whole genome shotgun sequence includes the following:
- the PITPNM2 gene encoding membrane-associated phosphatidylinositol transfer protein 2 isoform X10: MIIKEYRIPLPMTVEEYRIAQLYMIQVLLSPQKKSRNETYGEGSGVEILENRPYTDGPGGSGQYTHKVYHVGMHIPSWFRSILPKAALRVVEESWNAYPYTRTRFTCPFVEKFSIDIETFYKTDAGENPDVFNLSPVEKNQLTIDFIDIVKDPVPHNEYKTEEDPKLFQSTKTQRGPLSDNWIEEYKKQVFPIMCAYKLCKVEFRYWGMQSKIERFIHDTGLRRVMVRAHRQAWCWQDEWYGLSMENIRELEKEAQLMLSRKMAQFNEDGEEATELIKHEAASDQASGEPPEPSSSNGEPLVGRGLKKQWSTSSKSSRSSKRGASPSRHSISEWRMQSIARDSDESSDDEFFDAHEDLSDTEEMFPKDITKWSSNDLMDKIESPEPEDTQDGLYRQSSPEFRVASSVEQLNIIEDEVSQPLAAPPSKIHVLLLVLHGGTILDTGAGDPSSKKGDANTIANVFDTVMRVHYPSALGRLAIRLVPCPPVCSDAFALVSNLSPYSHDEGCLSSSQDHIPLAALPLLATSSPQYQEAVATVIQRANLAYGDFIKSQEGMTFNGQVCLIGDCVGGILAFDALCYSNQPVSESQSSSRRGSVVSMQDNDMLSPGILVNAAHCSGGGNSGGGGSSGGSSLESSRHLSRSNVDIPRSNGPEDPKRQLPRKRSDSSTYELDTIQQHQAFLSSLHASVLRTEPCSRHSSSSTMLDGTGALGRFDFEITDLFLFGCPLGLVLALRKTVIPALDVFQLRPACQQVYNLFHPADPSASRLEPLLERRFHALPPFSVPRYQRYPLGDGCSTLLADVLQTHNVAFQEHATPSSPSPAPASRGFRRASEISIASQVSGMAESYTASSIAQKAPDALSHTPSVRRLSLLALPPPRPITPGPHPPARQASPSLERAPGLPELDIREVAAKWWGQKRIDYALYCPDALTAFPTVALPHLFHASYWESTDVVSFLLRQVMRHDNSSILELDGKEVSVFTPSKPREKWQRKRTHVKLRNVTANHRINDALANEDGPQVLTGRFMYGPLDMVTLTGEKVDVHIMTQPPSGEWLYLDTLVTNNSGRVSYTIPESHRLGVGVYPIKMVVRGDHTFADSYITVLPKGTEFVVFSIDGSFAASVSIMGSDPKVRAGAVDVVRHWQDLGYLIIYVTGRPDMQKQRVVAWLAQHNFPHGVVSFCDGLVHDPLRHKANFLKLLISELHLRVHAAYGSTKDVAVYSAISLSPMQIYIVGRPTKKLQQQCQFITDGYAAHLAQLKYSHRARPARNTATRMALRKGSFGLPGQGDFLRSRNHLLRTISAQPSRPSHRHERTQSQADGEQRGQRSMSMAAGCWGRAMTGRLEPGAATGPK, translated from the exons GTGCTTTTGTCCCCACAGAAGAAGAGCCGTAACGAGACATATGGTGAAGGCAGCGGCGTGGAGATCCTGGAGAACCGGCCGTACACAGATGGCCCAGGCGGCTCTGGGCAGTACACACACAAGGTGTATCATGTGGGCATGCACATCCCCAGCTGGTTCCGCTCCATCCTGCCCAAGGCAGCCCTGCGGGTGGTGGAGGAGTCCTGGAATGCCTACCCCTACACCCGAACCAG GTTCACCTGCCCTTTCGTGGAGAAATTCTCCATCGACattgaaacattttataaaactgatGCTGGAGAAAACCCCGACGTGTTCAACCTCTCTCCTGTGGAAAAGAACCAGCTGACAATCG ACTTCATCGACATTGTCAAAGACCCTGTGCCCCACAACGAGTATAAGACAGAAGAGGACCCCAAACTGTTCCAGTCAACCAAGACCCAGCGGGGACCCCTGTCAGACAACTGGATCGAGGAGTACAAGAAGCAGGTCTTCCCCATCATGTGTGCATACAAGCTCTGCAAGGTGGAGTTCCGCTACTGGGGCATGCAGTCCAAGATCGAGAGGTTCATCCATGACACCG GACTACGGAGGGTGATGGTGCGGGCTCACCGGCAGGCCTGGTGCTGGCAGGACGAGTGGTATGGGCTGAGCATGGAGAACATCCGGGAGCTGGAGAAGGAGGCGCAGCTCATGCTTTCCCGTAAGATGGCCCAGTTCAATGAGGATGGTGAGGAGGCCACTGAGCTCATCAAGCATGAAGCTGCCTCGGACCAGGCCTCTGGGGAGCCCCCGGAGCCCAGCAGCAGCAACGGGGAGCCCCTGGTGGGGCGGGGCCTCAAGAAACAGTGGTCCACATCCTCCAAGTCGTCTCGGTCGTCCAAGCGGGGAG CGAGTCCTTCCCGCCACAGCATCTCGGAGTGGAGGATGCAGAGTATCGCCAGGGACTCGGACGAGAGCTCAGACGACGAGTTCTTCGATGCGCACG agGACCTGTCTGACACAGAGGAAATGTTCCCCAAGGACATCACCAAGTGGAGTTCCAATGACCTCATGGACAAGATCGAGAGCCCAGAGCCGGAAGACACACAAG ATGGTCTGTACCGCCAGAGCTCCCCTGAGTTCAGGGTGGCCTCCAGTGTGGAACAGCTGAACATCATAGAG GACGAGGTTAGCCAGCCGCTGGCTGCACCGCCCTCCAAGATCCACGTGCTGCTACTGGTGCTGCACGGAGGCACCATCCTGGATACGGGCGCCGGGGACCCCAGTTCCAAGAAGGGTGATGCCAACACCATCGCCAATGTGTTCGACACTGTCATGCGTGTGCACTACCCCAGCGCCCTGGGCCGCCTTGCCATCCGCCTGGTGCCCTGCCCGCCCGTCTGCTCTGACGCCTTTGCCCTGGTCTCCAA cctcagcccctaCAGCCATGACGAAGGCTGTCTGTCCAGCAGTCAGGACCACATTCCCCTGGCTGCCCTCCCCCTGCTGGCCACCTCCTCCCCCCAGTACCAGGAGGCGGTTGCCACAGTGATTCAGCGAGCCAACCTTGCCTATGGGGACTTCATCAAGTCCCAGGAGGGCATGACCTTCAATGGGCAG GTCTGCCTGATTGGGGACTGCGTCGGGGGCATCCTGGCATTTGATGCCCTATGCTACAGCAACCAGCCGGTGTCTGAGAGTCAAAGCAGCAGCCGCCGGGGCAGTGTGGTCAGCATGCAG GACAACGACATGCTGTCCCCGGGCATTCTGGTGAATGCAGCACACTGCTCCGGTGGTGGcaacagtggtggtggtggcagtagtggtggctccagcctggagagcagtCGGCACCTGAGCCGAAGCAACGTCGACATCCCCCGCAGCAATGGCCCCGAGGACCCCAAAAGGCAGCTGCCCCGCAAGAGGAGCGACTCGTCCACCTATGAGCTAGACACCATCCAGCAGCACCAGGCCTTCCTGTCCag cctccatgccAGCGTGCTGAGGACTGAGCCCTGCTCACGCCATTCCAGCAGCTCCACCATGCTGGACGGCACAGGTGCCCTGGGCAGGTTTGACTTTGAGATCACGGACCTCTTCCTCTTCGGGTGCCCCCTGGGGCTGGTCCTGGCCTTGAGGAAGACTGTCATCCCAGCCCTGGATG ttttCCAGCTGCGGCCGGCCTGCCAGCAAGTCTACAACCTCTTCCACCCCGCGGACCCGTCAGCGTCGCGCCTGGAGCCGCTGCTGGAACGGCGCTTCCACGCTCTGCCGCCTTTCAGTGTCCCCCGCTACCAACGCTACCCGCTGGGGGACGGCTGCTCCACACTGCTGG CAGATGTGCTCCAGACCCACAATGTGGCCTTCCAAGAGCATGCCACCCCCTCCtcgcccagccctgcccctgccagTCGTGGCTTCCGCCGAGCCAGTGAGATCAGCATCGCCAGCCAGGTGTCAGGCATGGCCGAGAGCTACACGGCATCCAGCATTGCCCAGA AGGCCCCCGATGCGCTCAGCCATACCCCCAGCGTCAGGCGTCTGTCCCTGCTcgccctgcccccaccccgcccTATCACCCCTGGCCCCCACCCTCCAGCCAGGCAGGCGAGCCCCAGCCTGGAGAGGGCCCCCGGCCTCCCTGAGCTGGACATCAGAGAAG TCGCTGCAAAGTGGTGGGGCCAGAAGCGGATCGACTATGCCCTGTACTGCCCTGATGCCCTCACGGCCTTCCCCACTGTGGCTCTGCCTCACCTCTTCCACGCCAGCTACTGGGAGTCAACAGACGTGGTCTCCTTCCTGCTGAGACAG GTCATGAGGCATGACAACTCCAGCATCTTGGAGCTGGATGGCAAGGAAGTGTCGGTGTTCACCCCCTCCAAGCCAAGAGAGAAGTGGCAGCGCAAGCGGACCCACGTGAAGCTGCGG AACGTGACGGCCAACCACCGGATCAATGATGCCCTCGCCAATGAGGACGGCCCCCAGGTTCTGACGGGCAGGTTCATGTATGGGCCCCTGGACATGGTCACCCTGACTGGGGAGAAG GTGGATGTGCACATCATGACCCAGCCACCCTCGGGCGAGTGGCTCTACCTGGATACGCTGGTGACCAACAACAGTGGGCGTGTCTCCTACACCATCCCTGAGTCGCACCGCCTGGGCGTGGGTGTCTACCCCATCAAGATGGTGGTCAG GGGAGACCACACGTTTGCCGACAGCTACATCACTGTGCTGCCCAAGGGCACAGAGTTCGTGGTCTTCAGCATCGACGGTTCCTTTGCCGCTAGCGTGTCCATCATGGGCAGTGACCCCAAGGTGCGGGCCGGGGCCGTGGACGTGGTGCG GCACTGGCAGGACCTGGGCTACCTCATCATCTACGTGACGGGCCGACCCGACATGCAGAAGCAGCGGGTGGTGGCGTGGCTGGCCCAGCACAACTTCCCCCACGGCGTGGTGTCCTTCTGTGATGGCCTGGTGCATGACCCGCTGCGGCACAAGGCCAACTTCCTGAAGCTGCTCATCTCCGAG CTGCACCTGCGCGTGCATGCGGCCTACGGCTCCACCAAGGACGTGGCGGTCTACAGCGCCATCAGCCTATCCCCCATGCAGATCTACATCGTGGGCCGGCCCACCAAGAAGCTGCAGCAGCAGTGCCAG TTCATCACGGACGGCTACGCAGCCCACCTGGCGCAGCTGAAGTACAGCCACCGGGCGCGGCCTGCTCGCAACACAGCCACCCGCATGGCGCTGCGCAAGGGCAGCTTCGGCCTGCCTGGCCAGGGTGACTTCCTGCGTTCTCGCAACCACCTGCTTCGCACCATCTCGGCCCAGCCCAGCAGGCCCAGCCACCGGCACGAGCGGACACAGAGCCAGGCAGATGGCGAGCAGCGGGGCCAGCGCAGCATGAGCATGGCGGCCGGCTGCTGGGGCCGCGCCATGACTGGCCGCCTGGAGCCGGGGGCGGCCACGGGCCCCAAGTAG
- the PITPNM2 gene encoding membrane-associated phosphatidylinositol transfer protein 2 isoform X11, translated as MIIKEYRIPLPMTVEEYRIAQLYMIQVLLSPQKKSRNETYGEGSGVEILENRPYTDGPGGSGQYTHKVYHVGMHIPSWFRSILPKAALRVVEESWNAYPYTRTRFTCPFVEKFSIDIETFYKTDAGENPDVFNLSPVEKNQLTIDFIDIVKDPVPHNEYKTEEDPKLFQSTKTQRGPLSDNWIEEYKKQVFPIMCAYKLCKVEFRYWGMQSKIERFIHDTGLRRVMVRAHRQAWCWQDEWYGLSMENIRELEKEAQLMLSRKMAQFNEDGEEATELIKHEAASDQASGEPPEPSSSNGEPLVGRGLKKQWSTSSKSSRSSKRGASPSRHSISEWRMQSIARDSDESSDDEFFDAHEDLSDTEEMFPKDITKWSSNDLMDKIESPEPEDTQDGLYRQSSPEFRVASSVEQLNIIEDEVSQPLAAPPSKIHVLLLVLHGGTILDTGAGDPSSKKGDANTIANVFDTVMRVHYPSALGRLAIRLVPCPPVCSDAFALVSNLSPYSHDEGCLSSSQDHIPLAALPLLATSSPQYQEAVATVIQRANLAYGDFIKSQEGMTFNGQVCLIGDCVGGILAFDALCYSNQPVSESQSSSRRGSVVSMQDNDMLSPGILVNAAHCSGGGNSGGGGSSGGSSLESSRHLSRSNVDIPRSNGPEDPKRQLPRKRSDSSTYELDTIQQHQAFLSSLHASVLRTEPCSRHSSSSTMLDGTGALGRFDFEITDLFLFGCPLGLVLALRKTVIPALDVFQLRPACQQVYNLFHPADPSASRLEPLLERRFHALPPFSVPRYQRYPLGDGCSTLLDVLQTHNVAFQEHATPSSPSPAPASRGFRRASEISIASQVSGMAESYTASSIAQKAPDALSHTPSVRRLSLLALPPPRPITPGPHPPARQASPSLERAPGLPELDIREVAAKWWGQKRIDYALYCPDALTAFPTVALPHLFHASYWESTDVVSFLLRQVMRHDNSSILELDGKEVSVFTPSKPREKWQRKRTHVKLRNVTANHRINDALANEDGPQVLTGRFMYGPLDMVTLTGEKVDVHIMTQPPSGEWLYLDTLVTNNSGRVSYTIPESHRLGVGVYPIKMVVRGDHTFADSYITVLPKGTEFVVFSIDGSFAASVSIMGSDPKVRAGAVDVVRHWQDLGYLIIYVTGRPDMQKQRVVAWLAQHNFPHGVVSFCDGLVHDPLRHKANFLKLLISELHLRVHAAYGSTKDVAVYSAISLSPMQIYIVGRPTKKLQQQCQFITDGYAAHLAQLKYSHRARPARNTATRMALRKGSFGLPGQGDFLRSRNHLLRTISAQPSRPSHRHERTQSQADGEQRGQRSMSMAAGCWGRAMTGRLEPGAATGPK; from the exons GTGCTTTTGTCCCCACAGAAGAAGAGCCGTAACGAGACATATGGTGAAGGCAGCGGCGTGGAGATCCTGGAGAACCGGCCGTACACAGATGGCCCAGGCGGCTCTGGGCAGTACACACACAAGGTGTATCATGTGGGCATGCACATCCCCAGCTGGTTCCGCTCCATCCTGCCCAAGGCAGCCCTGCGGGTGGTGGAGGAGTCCTGGAATGCCTACCCCTACACCCGAACCAG GTTCACCTGCCCTTTCGTGGAGAAATTCTCCATCGACattgaaacattttataaaactgatGCTGGAGAAAACCCCGACGTGTTCAACCTCTCTCCTGTGGAAAAGAACCAGCTGACAATCG ACTTCATCGACATTGTCAAAGACCCTGTGCCCCACAACGAGTATAAGACAGAAGAGGACCCCAAACTGTTCCAGTCAACCAAGACCCAGCGGGGACCCCTGTCAGACAACTGGATCGAGGAGTACAAGAAGCAGGTCTTCCCCATCATGTGTGCATACAAGCTCTGCAAGGTGGAGTTCCGCTACTGGGGCATGCAGTCCAAGATCGAGAGGTTCATCCATGACACCG GACTACGGAGGGTGATGGTGCGGGCTCACCGGCAGGCCTGGTGCTGGCAGGACGAGTGGTATGGGCTGAGCATGGAGAACATCCGGGAGCTGGAGAAGGAGGCGCAGCTCATGCTTTCCCGTAAGATGGCCCAGTTCAATGAGGATGGTGAGGAGGCCACTGAGCTCATCAAGCATGAAGCTGCCTCGGACCAGGCCTCTGGGGAGCCCCCGGAGCCCAGCAGCAGCAACGGGGAGCCCCTGGTGGGGCGGGGCCTCAAGAAACAGTGGTCCACATCCTCCAAGTCGTCTCGGTCGTCCAAGCGGGGAG CGAGTCCTTCCCGCCACAGCATCTCGGAGTGGAGGATGCAGAGTATCGCCAGGGACTCGGACGAGAGCTCAGACGACGAGTTCTTCGATGCGCACG agGACCTGTCTGACACAGAGGAAATGTTCCCCAAGGACATCACCAAGTGGAGTTCCAATGACCTCATGGACAAGATCGAGAGCCCAGAGCCGGAAGACACACAAG ATGGTCTGTACCGCCAGAGCTCCCCTGAGTTCAGGGTGGCCTCCAGTGTGGAACAGCTGAACATCATAGAG GACGAGGTTAGCCAGCCGCTGGCTGCACCGCCCTCCAAGATCCACGTGCTGCTACTGGTGCTGCACGGAGGCACCATCCTGGATACGGGCGCCGGGGACCCCAGTTCCAAGAAGGGTGATGCCAACACCATCGCCAATGTGTTCGACACTGTCATGCGTGTGCACTACCCCAGCGCCCTGGGCCGCCTTGCCATCCGCCTGGTGCCCTGCCCGCCCGTCTGCTCTGACGCCTTTGCCCTGGTCTCCAA cctcagcccctaCAGCCATGACGAAGGCTGTCTGTCCAGCAGTCAGGACCACATTCCCCTGGCTGCCCTCCCCCTGCTGGCCACCTCCTCCCCCCAGTACCAGGAGGCGGTTGCCACAGTGATTCAGCGAGCCAACCTTGCCTATGGGGACTTCATCAAGTCCCAGGAGGGCATGACCTTCAATGGGCAG GTCTGCCTGATTGGGGACTGCGTCGGGGGCATCCTGGCATTTGATGCCCTATGCTACAGCAACCAGCCGGTGTCTGAGAGTCAAAGCAGCAGCCGCCGGGGCAGTGTGGTCAGCATGCAG GACAACGACATGCTGTCCCCGGGCATTCTGGTGAATGCAGCACACTGCTCCGGTGGTGGcaacagtggtggtggtggcagtagtggtggctccagcctggagagcagtCGGCACCTGAGCCGAAGCAACGTCGACATCCCCCGCAGCAATGGCCCCGAGGACCCCAAAAGGCAGCTGCCCCGCAAGAGGAGCGACTCGTCCACCTATGAGCTAGACACCATCCAGCAGCACCAGGCCTTCCTGTCCag cctccatgccAGCGTGCTGAGGACTGAGCCCTGCTCACGCCATTCCAGCAGCTCCACCATGCTGGACGGCACAGGTGCCCTGGGCAGGTTTGACTTTGAGATCACGGACCTCTTCCTCTTCGGGTGCCCCCTGGGGCTGGTCCTGGCCTTGAGGAAGACTGTCATCCCAGCCCTGGATG ttttCCAGCTGCGGCCGGCCTGCCAGCAAGTCTACAACCTCTTCCACCCCGCGGACCCGTCAGCGTCGCGCCTGGAGCCGCTGCTGGAACGGCGCTTCCACGCTCTGCCGCCTTTCAGTGTCCCCCGCTACCAACGCTACCCGCTGGGGGACGGCTGCTCCACACTGCTGG ATGTGCTCCAGACCCACAATGTGGCCTTCCAAGAGCATGCCACCCCCTCCtcgcccagccctgcccctgccagTCGTGGCTTCCGCCGAGCCAGTGAGATCAGCATCGCCAGCCAGGTGTCAGGCATGGCCGAGAGCTACACGGCATCCAGCATTGCCCAGA AGGCCCCCGATGCGCTCAGCCATACCCCCAGCGTCAGGCGTCTGTCCCTGCTcgccctgcccccaccccgcccTATCACCCCTGGCCCCCACCCTCCAGCCAGGCAGGCGAGCCCCAGCCTGGAGAGGGCCCCCGGCCTCCCTGAGCTGGACATCAGAGAAG TCGCTGCAAAGTGGTGGGGCCAGAAGCGGATCGACTATGCCCTGTACTGCCCTGATGCCCTCACGGCCTTCCCCACTGTGGCTCTGCCTCACCTCTTCCACGCCAGCTACTGGGAGTCAACAGACGTGGTCTCCTTCCTGCTGAGACAG GTCATGAGGCATGACAACTCCAGCATCTTGGAGCTGGATGGCAAGGAAGTGTCGGTGTTCACCCCCTCCAAGCCAAGAGAGAAGTGGCAGCGCAAGCGGACCCACGTGAAGCTGCGG AACGTGACGGCCAACCACCGGATCAATGATGCCCTCGCCAATGAGGACGGCCCCCAGGTTCTGACGGGCAGGTTCATGTATGGGCCCCTGGACATGGTCACCCTGACTGGGGAGAAG GTGGATGTGCACATCATGACCCAGCCACCCTCGGGCGAGTGGCTCTACCTGGATACGCTGGTGACCAACAACAGTGGGCGTGTCTCCTACACCATCCCTGAGTCGCACCGCCTGGGCGTGGGTGTCTACCCCATCAAGATGGTGGTCAG GGGAGACCACACGTTTGCCGACAGCTACATCACTGTGCTGCCCAAGGGCACAGAGTTCGTGGTCTTCAGCATCGACGGTTCCTTTGCCGCTAGCGTGTCCATCATGGGCAGTGACCCCAAGGTGCGGGCCGGGGCCGTGGACGTGGTGCG GCACTGGCAGGACCTGGGCTACCTCATCATCTACGTGACGGGCCGACCCGACATGCAGAAGCAGCGGGTGGTGGCGTGGCTGGCCCAGCACAACTTCCCCCACGGCGTGGTGTCCTTCTGTGATGGCCTGGTGCATGACCCGCTGCGGCACAAGGCCAACTTCCTGAAGCTGCTCATCTCCGAG CTGCACCTGCGCGTGCATGCGGCCTACGGCTCCACCAAGGACGTGGCGGTCTACAGCGCCATCAGCCTATCCCCCATGCAGATCTACATCGTGGGCCGGCCCACCAAGAAGCTGCAGCAGCAGTGCCAG TTCATCACGGACGGCTACGCAGCCCACCTGGCGCAGCTGAAGTACAGCCACCGGGCGCGGCCTGCTCGCAACACAGCCACCCGCATGGCGCTGCGCAAGGGCAGCTTCGGCCTGCCTGGCCAGGGTGACTTCCTGCGTTCTCGCAACCACCTGCTTCGCACCATCTCGGCCCAGCCCAGCAGGCCCAGCCACCGGCACGAGCGGACACAGAGCCAGGCAGATGGCGAGCAGCGGGGCCAGCGCAGCATGAGCATGGCGGCCGGCTGCTGGGGCCGCGCCATGACTGGCCGCCTGGAGCCGGGGGCGGCCACGGGCCCCAAGTAG